The following coding sequences are from one Comamonas koreensis window:
- a CDS encoding AMP-binding protein — translation MSPIAYRQQEKPLHEYLRQHARTQPDKPAFIWYGAAISWAQLDQMSDTFAHQLQQRGVGKGDRVALFMQNCPQYVIAHIGIQKLGAVVGPCSPLFKGHELEYQLSDLGAKVIVAADVLYEIVQAARPKTAIEHVFLTHYADLLPAQPTIDLPAEIGTPKRHIDGTTDFVDCLRTPLRAPDVGPLDMDDVALMTYTSGTTGLPKGAMLSYRNALFKAHAAADNNPIRDDDTMLAVAPLNHIAGMLIGLNVTLYTGIRCVLLYRFDPVQVLQALARYRVTWWYSVASMNAAVMQVDAAHSYDLSALRINPSTSFGITINQALAEQWRGFAPNCQLFEVTYGMSETHTWDTSMPVDAIKWGAHGIPIDGVECRVIDAGTGQDLPVGQVGELVLRSPGNFKGYWNKPEATASTLKDGWVHTGDMAKIDSDGYLTFAGRFKEMIKVSGYSVFPEEVESIMIKHPSVAQVAVIGIDDPSKGQAVKAVVIARKGAPAVSAQQLIDWCREQMSVYKAPREIEFREALPTTGTGKVLRRLLKDPQKASAA, via the coding sequence ATGAGCCCCATCGCATACCGGCAACAAGAAAAGCCCTTGCATGAGTACCTGCGCCAGCATGCGCGCACCCAGCCCGACAAGCCGGCCTTTATCTGGTACGGAGCCGCCATCAGCTGGGCGCAGCTGGACCAGATGAGCGACACCTTTGCGCACCAGCTGCAGCAGCGCGGTGTGGGCAAGGGGGACCGGGTGGCCCTGTTCATGCAGAACTGCCCGCAGTATGTGATTGCGCATATCGGCATCCAAAAGCTGGGCGCGGTGGTGGGGCCCTGCAGCCCGCTGTTCAAGGGCCATGAGCTGGAGTACCAGCTCTCCGACTTGGGCGCCAAGGTGATCGTCGCGGCCGATGTGCTCTACGAGATCGTGCAGGCGGCGCGCCCCAAGACGGCGATTGAACATGTGTTCCTCACCCACTACGCCGACCTGCTGCCGGCCCAGCCGACGATCGACCTGCCCGCCGAGATCGGCACGCCCAAGCGCCATATCGATGGCACGACCGACTTTGTGGACTGCCTGCGCACGCCTCTGCGCGCGCCCGATGTGGGCCCGCTGGACATGGACGATGTGGCGCTGATGACCTATACCTCGGGAACGACCGGCCTGCCCAAGGGGGCGATGCTGAGCTACCGCAACGCCCTGTTCAAGGCGCATGCCGCGGCCGACAACAACCCGATCCGCGATGACGACACCATGCTGGCCGTCGCGCCGCTCAACCACATCGCGGGCATGCTGATCGGCCTCAATGTCACGCTCTACACCGGCATCCGCTGCGTGCTGCTGTACCGCTTTGACCCCGTGCAGGTGCTGCAGGCGCTGGCGCGCTACCGGGTGACCTGGTGGTACAGCGTGGCGAGCATGAATGCAGCGGTGATGCAGGTTGACGCTGCACACAGCTACGACCTCAGCGCGCTGCGCATCAACCCCAGCACCAGCTTTGGCATCACCATCAACCAGGCGCTGGCCGAGCAGTGGCGCGGCTTTGCGCCCAACTGCCAACTGTTCGAGGTGACCTATGGCATGTCCGAAACCCATACTTGGGACACCTCGATGCCCGTCGATGCCATCAAATGGGGCGCGCACGGCATTCCGATCGACGGGGTGGAATGCCGCGTGATCGACGCGGGCACCGGCCAGGACCTGCCCGTCGGCCAGGTCGGCGAGCTGGTCTTGCGCAGCCCGGGTAACTTCAAGGGCTACTGGAACAAGCCCGAGGCGACGGCCAGCACCTTGAAGGACGGCTGGGTGCACACGGGCGACATGGCCAAGATCGACAGCGATGGCTACCTGACCTTTGCCGGCCGCTTCAAGGAGATGATCAAGGTCTCGGGCTACAGCGTCTTCCCCGAGGAGGTCGAGTCCATCATGATCAAGCACCCCTCGGTCGCGCAGGTGGCAGTGATCGGCATCGATGACCCAAGCAAAGGCCAGGCTGTCAAGGCGGTGGTGATTGCCCGCAAGGGCGCGCCGGCGGTGAGCGCGCAGCAGCTGATCGACTGGTGCCGCGAGCAGATGTCGGTCTACAAGGCACCGCGCGAGATCGAGTTTCGGGAGGCGCTGCCGACGACGGGTACCGGCAAGGTGCTGCGGCGCCTGTTGAAGGACCCGCAGAAAGCGAGCGCCGCATGA
- a CDS encoding class I adenylate-forming enzyme family protein — MNAQAHPVAALDNQALLELLQRDGELVTERLAHWARTKGEQLFYLYGEDDVRLSYAEFDRITDAIAGNLAAAGIGRGMPVSVFMRNQLISALAMFGIWKAGAIFAPINFGLTERLLAYQIGDTQPVMLLAERALVPALNAISEELSQVAPLAHVVVYEPPAGSHDAVTGGLAYRGPQLETDWAALLQPAAKPDVALAYDDLCNIIYTSGTTGPSKGVVQSHRWMNQYTYLFRQMLNGHDVVYNDLPMYHVGGAVFNVVRAVWAGSGLACWDRFSPNDFWRRIALSGATSAVLVDTMISWLAKAPPAATDHHNSLNKVYMQPLPQRHAEIARRFGFDFVTAGFGQTESGMSCFTIIEETDASCESPPAYRRGQTREAIRAQAAALGLELLGPAQAGQVGKGYLGHPSLFVEAAVLDERDGECAVGVAGQLAFRSKLPYYLLVEYLGKPQATAKAFRNLWFHTGDSALRHADGSLSFVDRMGDRIRVRGENISSFHIEDMVNQYPAVEMTAAFAIPAHEGDEDDVVVYVVAREQQLIDRQALHDWCERKMPKFMRPRHIRVVEQFPRTLTQKIEKFKLKAMILAELQGQHANETPPTKERRMT; from the coding sequence ATGAACGCGCAAGCCCACCCCGTTGCGGCGCTGGATAACCAGGCGCTTTTGGAACTCTTGCAGCGCGATGGCGAACTGGTCACCGAGCGCCTGGCGCACTGGGCGCGTACCAAGGGCGAGCAGCTCTTCTACCTGTATGGCGAAGACGATGTGCGCCTGAGCTATGCCGAGTTTGACCGCATCACCGATGCCATCGCCGGCAATCTGGCCGCTGCCGGTATCGGCCGGGGCATGCCGGTGTCGGTGTTCATGCGCAACCAGCTCATCAGCGCCTTGGCCATGTTTGGCATCTGGAAGGCCGGCGCCATCTTTGCACCGATCAACTTTGGGCTGACCGAGCGCCTGCTGGCCTACCAGATTGGCGACACCCAGCCGGTGATGCTGCTGGCCGAACGCGCGCTGGTGCCGGCCCTCAATGCCATTAGCGAAGAGCTCAGCCAGGTCGCGCCCTTGGCCCATGTGGTGGTCTACGAGCCGCCCGCCGGCAGCCATGATGCGGTGACGGGCGGCCTTGCCTACCGCGGCCCGCAGTTGGAGACGGACTGGGCCGCGCTGCTGCAGCCCGCAGCCAAACCGGATGTGGCCCTGGCCTATGACGACCTGTGCAACATCATCTACACCTCGGGCACGACCGGGCCATCGAAAGGCGTGGTGCAAAGCCACCGCTGGATGAACCAGTACACCTATTTGTTCCGCCAGATGCTCAACGGCCACGACGTGGTCTACAACGACCTGCCGATGTACCACGTGGGCGGCGCGGTGTTCAATGTGGTGCGGGCGGTGTGGGCCGGCAGTGGCCTGGCCTGCTGGGACCGCTTCAGCCCCAATGACTTCTGGCGCCGCATTGCGCTCAGTGGCGCCACCAGCGCGGTGCTGGTGGACACGATGATCTCCTGGCTGGCCAAGGCGCCGCCAGCGGCCACCGACCACCACAACAGCCTCAACAAGGTCTACATGCAGCCACTGCCCCAGCGCCATGCGGAGATTGCGCGCCGCTTTGGCTTTGACTTTGTGACGGCCGGCTTTGGCCAGACGGAGTCGGGCATGTCCTGCTTCACCATCATCGAAGAGACAGACGCCAGCTGCGAATCCCCGCCCGCCTACCGGCGCGGGCAGACGCGCGAGGCCATCCGCGCGCAGGCGGCCGCCCTGGGCCTGGAGCTGCTGGGCCCGGCGCAGGCCGGCCAGGTGGGCAAGGGCTACCTGGGCCATCCGAGCCTCTTTGTAGAGGCAGCGGTGCTGGACGAGCGCGATGGTGAATGCGCCGTGGGCGTGGCCGGGCAGCTGGCTTTTCGGTCCAAGCTTCCCTATTACCTGCTGGTCGAATACCTGGGCAAGCCCCAGGCCACCGCCAAGGCCTTTCGCAATCTCTGGTTCCACACCGGCGACTCGGCGCTGCGCCATGCCGATGGCAGCCTGAGCTTTGTCGACCGCATGGGTGACCGCATCCGGGTGCGGGGCGAGAACATCTCATCCTTCCATATCGAGGACATGGTCAACCAGTACCCGGCCGTCGAAATGACGGCCGCCTTTGCGATCCCCGCGCACGAGGGCGATGAGGACGATGTCGTCGTCTATGTCGTGGCGCGCGAGCAGCAGCTGATCGACCGCCAGGCGCTGCACGACTGGTGCGAGCGCAAGATGCCCAAGTTCATGCGCCCGCGCCATATCCGCGTGGTCGAGCAGTTCCCGCGCACGCTGACGCAAAAGATCGAGAAGTTCAAGCTCAAGGCGATGATCCTGGCCGAGCTGCAGGGCCAGCATGCCAACGAGACACCACCCACCAAGGAGCGCCGCATGACCTGA